In the genome of Mangifera indica cultivar Alphonso chromosome 9, CATAS_Mindica_2.1, whole genome shotgun sequence, the window CTAAAGATGAAACATAAGGTGACCTCTCTGATAGACTCTCTTTATATGTCTGAATGGTAGTAGATGAATTATTAATAAGGTCATCATGGTTAGGTGATTGACTATTTCTATAACTTGTAATGGTATGAGGCGTTTTAGAAGGTTCAAAAGGTAGATGAGATAAGTGAGTGGTTGAAAAGTTCTTATTAGAAATTGTTACTAGATCATCAATAATTTCACTAGAATTTGCTGTATTAGGATCACCTAAATCAGTAGCTTTAGGACATAAACTTTCAAAACACATCTGTGAAAGATTAAACACCTCAAGAGGTGACACAAAAATTTCAGAATGTTGAATAACTTCTAGCTGACTTTTAAAGTTTGGATCAGACTTAAAAAGAAACTCTTCTTCATTGAATTTTACTGAAGCAGAGATATACAGTCTTCCTGTACTACGAAGACATTTATACCCTTTAATGTTTTAGGCGGTAACCCAAAAATACACATTTTTGTGTATGGAACTGAAATTTTTCTGACTATAAGGTCGAATGAAAGGATAATAAACACATCCAAATGATTTCAAACATAAATAGTCAGGTTTTTTCATAAACAACAAGTAATAAGGATTATGATTCAACAAAACTATAAAAGGCATTTTGTTGATCAAGAAAACAAAGGTTTGAAATGCTTCCCACCAGAAACTTAAGGGCATACTGGCTTGAGACAGTAAAACTAGACCTAATTCCACTGTATCTATGTTTTCTCTCAGTCTTTCCATGTTGATGTGTGTAAAGGCAAGACACTATATGTTTTATCCTATACTCTTGTAAATAAGGTAATAAGGCCCTATACTATCCCCCCAGTCTATTTGAAGGGTTTTCAATTTGGTGTCTAGATGTCTCTCAATAACTTTacgaaaatatttaaaaacactCAAAACTTCAAATTTAGTCTTTAAAGGGAATATCTAGGTGTACTTACTATGGTCATCGATAAAGTGTACATAATACCTAAACCATTCTCTTGATAAAATAGGTGTAGGGCCCCACAAATCAGTATGGACTAACTCTAAAGGTTTGCTAGCTCTTAACTGTGAACTTGAAAAATGACCTTGATGATGCTTTCCAAAATGAAAAtctttacaaaaagaaaaatcattaaaatttccATTCCaattcaaacttttgaaaacatGTCTCATAATTCTTTCACATGGGTGACCAAGTCTCTTGTGCCACACATTAACATCACATTTATTAGCTAAGTAACTATTATCATTCATGCTAACAACCTTGACATTTTTGGTGTGTTGAAAAAATGGACTTTATGTTGGGGAATTAGACTCTGTAGAACAGTAGTTTAAAAGATTGACAAAATAAGGAATTTGGAGTTGATATAACCCATCTTTAAGTGCTTATTGAAACAACATAATCCTGGTGGTCTTGTCCTTCACAAAGCAACAATCATTTAAGAACTCAACCATTTTATCATTATCTTTAGTAAATTAGAAATACTCAACAAGTTTTTGGTAATTTTGGGAACACACAAGATGCTTTTTAGGTGAAGAAATTTATTAAGGAAGGTAGTAGGCAAAGACACAAAACTAGTATGGGTAATTTTGAGACACTCACCATAACCAACTTGAAGTTGTTGAACCCCTACATATTCCTCTTTGATGGCTAGCTAGTAAACTTTGGAGATAACATGATCTGAGGCCCCTGAGTCCATGTACCAGCTCAAATCTTCAATAGTACTTGGGCATGCATAATAAGATTTTGAGGTCCCTTCAACTATGCCTACACTGTCTTTCACACATGTTGACTGCACCACTTGAGCTATAGATTGAGTAGAATTTGGCAATGATTGACTTTGTAGTATTTTTTCcctattttgattatttgacaCAACAGCTTGCAATGAATGAAACTGAGGATACATTGACTGTTGGCTTGCTTGATAAGGATGATAAACTCCTGAGACTTGTGTAGGGACAATAAAACAAACAGAACTAGACATTCCATTGTTATTAGCTTCTTGACTTTCTATTTGACCTAAGAAAGTCACATCGAACCTATGATAACACTGTAATCCCATATGGCCTGACTTCCCACATAGTTGACAAATAACTTTTGCTTTGTTAGAACATCTTCCTCTACCTCTTCCTTAAGTGTATGACATACCCTTATTTGTCATAGGCTTAACTAATTTTTGACCATTCTTTTCTAAACCATTAATTTGCCCTATATTAGCATTGGAGTACAAAGCATTCATATGGTTTCTCATCATGCCTCTACTGATCAAATTGGTTGTACTCCCTCCATAGTTATAACCAAAAATGGGTATCTTACTAAGCTTTTGCTCATACTTCTGTAGGCTTAGTTTTACATCTGCCAAACTTACTTTCTCACCAGAAGATGCTAAATTTGTCATGATGATAGCAATTATGGGCTCAAATTCAGGACTTATACCATTTATGACAAAATTGATTAACTCTTTTTCAGTTATCTTCTATTCATATGCCAACAAAGTAtcatacatttattttatctttcttatATATTCTTACACAGATTGATACccttcttaaaattttgaaaagtgttcTTTAGGCTAACAACCTTCACTTTAGACTCTGTAACAAAATAATGCTCTAAAGTACTCCACACCTCACTTGTAGTTAGATAGTTTATAACATTGATAAACATATCCTCTGAAATTAAGGCAAGTAACCAACTCATCAATAATTCATCATATCGTCTCCATAGAAAATATCCAGGATTTGATTGTTTTGACTCATTCAAAGTAATATCAGAAGCAACATGCACAAATGGAATAGGACATGTAACCAAACCTGTGAGATGCTCACGTAATCCATGAGCACCTACCGTATATAAGGCTTGTGCTCGCCAATAATGGTAGTTGTTCTCATTTAGCTATGGACTTATAGTGTGCAGCTTGAGACAGGAAATGAATTAAAGTTCAGTGAAGCTATTTTGCTATTGTTAGACTCTCCACCAATCAACTTCTATTCAGGCGTCATCAAATTCTCTGAAGTGAACAAACCAAAATCTTGAGCCATGACACGTGAGTCGCTAGCTTTGATGCCATGTAAGACAATGAGAATTTTCCAAAACATTGAAAGCAAAGCTAATCGAAATAGAGAACAGTGAACACATAGGATGAATATATTGAACATAGGACACAAGTTTACTAGAAATTCCTCAAAATCTTTATTAAAGCTTTAATTAGGTTTACAactatatttatacattaacTTTCTATTTGACCTAAGAAAGTCACATCGAACCTATGATAACACTGTAATCCCATATGGCCTGACTTCCCACATAGTTGACAAATAACTTTTGTTTTGTTAGAATATCTTCCTTTACCTTTTCCTTAAGTGTATGACATACCCTCATTTGTCATAGGCTTAACTATTCTTTTCTAAACCATTAATTTGCCCTATATTAGCATTGGAGTACAAAGCATTCATATGGCTTCCCATCATGCCTCTACTGATCAAATTGGTTGTACTCCCTCCATAGTCATAACCAAAAATGGGTATCTTACTAAGCTTTTGCTCATTCTTCTGTAGGCTTAGTTTTACATCTGCCAAACTTACTTTCTCACTAGAAGATGTTAAATTTGTCATAATGATAGCAATTATGGGCTCAAATTCAGGACTTATACCATTTATGACAAAATTGATTAACTCTTTTTCAGTTATCTTCTATCCATATGCCAACAAAGTatcatatatttcttttatctttcttATATATTCTTACACAGATTGATTACCCTTCTTAAAATTCTGAAAAGTGTTCCTTAGGCTAACAACCTTCACTTTAGACTCTGTAACAAAATAATGCTCTAAAGTACTCCACACCTCACTTACAGTTAGACAGTTTGTAACATTGATAAACATATCCTCTGAAATTGAGGCAAGTAACCAACTCatcaataatttatcatatcgTCTCCATAGAAAATATCCAAGATTTGATTGTTTTGACTCATTCAAAGTAATATCAGAAGCAACATGCACAAATGGAATAGGACATGTAACCAAACTTGTGAGATGCTCACGCAATCCATGAGCACCTACCATATATAAGGCTTGTGCTCGCCAATAACAGTAGTTGTTCTCATTTAGCTTTGGACTTATAGTGTGCAGCTTGAGATAGGAAATGAACTAAAGTTCAACGAAGCTATTTTGCTACTGTTAGTGTAACACCCCAGATTCTAACCTCACTTGAAAATGCAAAACGAATTTAATCCATGACTtcattctaaaaaaaataattctatagcataatataatcttatttttgccaaaataatccccaaaaagaaaataattaaacataatcacaccttataaataatccacaattacaatattcataaacaataaaatctagaCATCAAAACTCTTCAATCTCCCAACTCAGCTTGAGTTCATTTTATTCCACCCCTCCTAGCTAATCTAGAAAACTTATTCTGCAAAATAAAGGAGACGAGGAGTGAGCCGTCAACTcggtaaataaaaacaaacataatacataactttttaataaataaacatcataaaacttctttattttcaaaataattagtcaaaataaaaaaccctTGATATTTCTTAACTATAACGGAACTAAAACATttccacaaattaaaaaaaacaatataaacaagttcatattcattatcctaatgagaaacaaacataaatattttatatcaatcataagggataattttaaaatagttcaTAAACATTACtcgtaaataaataaataaaacataaaatttgtacttaGCCTTTGTCACATAGTGTCACCTACATTCGTGGTGACTTGGTtcgattcttattcatattcatcataagtccgcagacttttcataattcatattcttattcatattggtCCGCAGACCCTTCATCGTATTCATATTCGTAATAGGTCCGCAGACCTTTCATCGTTTTCATAATTGGTCCGCAGACCCTTCATTGTGTTCGTATTCATAATTGGTCCGCAGACCTTTCATCATTCAACATATGTCCCTGGATGTTTTATGATCCGGTCATATTTATCGATCCATAAATCCTATGGACATTTGGcaaaataatcttataaaacttgtttttctaacaaatctttatctttgaaaaatagcataaaatctttattcaaggaattcattcaaatatttttatcttaacaacagtataatataacataagttttcttctatagaaaaatatcaaaacactttTCGAAAGTATTTTACATAACAAGATCATATACTtctaaaataaaaccataacataatttatcaatcatagtaaaagaattttataacataaataaccatataaacatttttcataCAGAACAAAAATCATTACGTATTATGTAAGCTTTTACTTACCTCAATAATTTCTAACTATGTCTTTAATCAACCAACGAGATACCAATATCTTCACGTTGTCCTAgcaatcataattcaaacttaatactaTCAGATCTTAATCTTAGAAGTATCCATTAATAATCTATAAACCTTACAAATCATCACCCTAGtgttaaatcatactaaactcCATTAAAACCAACTGTGCATATACAAACTTCTTACTGGACAGTTATGAttgcaagatttttaataaattactcaCTCATGGTAAATTCACAAAATTCGGACAAATTAAAGTAGACATGTAgtaaaatattgacaaaaagtttcaaatgaaacaaagttaaatttcGTTTTCAAAACGTTCAATAAAGAGAGCACATCAACCCTGTCAAAGAAACCAGATCTTTACTGGACAGCccttatttcttgatttttaaaaatttctataggcattgaaactttatgaaatttgggcATGTATGAATAGgcatataatacaatttgcagaaaaattttcagataaaattgagttcaaatactTTGTCAAAATGTTCAAGAAATCCAGATCATCAAATTGCCAGAATACAGattgttttttttctattgaacagTCATTgctataagatttttaataaattctgtaattatcaaaaattcacgaaaatttgatataattgaaaacacatgttataaaatttccagAAACTTTTTTTTCGATtgcaaatcaaataaatttcttcatcaaaacatttaataaagataaaataacaaactgtccagaatttttagtttctaaTATGCACAAACACAATTATTGACCTAACTATGAtgctaacataatttaaatctaaatttaactaaactaaataaaataaaattgaaagattaaacttACTCAAATCTCCAACCCTTTTTGTTGATCCAAATAACTTTACACTCTCCCTTTTTCAATTgccaagtataaaaataaaaactaatattgttgatttaCTTATGAGGTCTAAACttttagagaaataattttatagccaataaaaatctattcaaagggataaaaactatttcaattaaaatcaatcaatatcttcttatctctcaatcaatccaatcatatcctttctttctattttaaaaaaaatccattaaatCCTAAAATCCTTATTTATAATCCTCCAACAcataatttccttaatttttgttttgcaaCCATATCTATTTACCCTTAATATCTCTTCATATCTTCTTATCAACAAGCATACAAAAACTGTATATTACAGTTAGACTCTCCACCAATCAACTTCTATTCAAGCGTCATTAAATTCTCTGAAGTAAACAAACCAAAATCTTGAGCCATGAGACGTGAATCActagctttgataccatgtaaGACAATGAGAATTTTCCAAAACATTGAAAGCAAAGCTAATCAAAACAGAGAACAGTGAACACACAGAATGAATCTATTGAACACAGGACACAAGTTTACTAGAAATTCCTCAAAATCTTCATTAAAGCTTTAATTAGGTTTACAactatatttatacattaacTAAGCCAATAACTGACCATAACTGTCAATTACATCATCACCGTTGATCTGGAACTACCTTAAACCAATCTAACAATTGAACTACCTGACTCATTTTACACAAAAAACTAATCAAACAATTGTAGAGTAACAATCAATGCCATATTttagaagagagagaaaaaataataaagaaaaagttttgaaGAAGATTCTGATTATCTTTGTACTTGAAAGCGTAATATACACACTTTTCTTCTATTTGAAAAcgatgcattttgatattagtaacttaaattcaaaaacGCACTTTCTAGTTGATAACATTCAACTCTGAGCTTCAATACCTATTTTAGACTTAACACCACTATTATTAGGCCACATCATTAATACTATTAGGCTGTCATATCTAGCATTAATACTGAAAGCAATACAACTCTTTCACAGTGATCTAGTTGGAATCTcacaaaaaatttatgatattgttGAATTACACAAGCcaatgtttgattttattagatTCAACATATCACACCTTTTTGGTGTGATTCTTATTCATCACTTGATGTAATATAAGTTTAGATCATAACTAAAGTATGATCTTTCTCGATCGTATCCCACCAAGTGTGATTTCAATTTGAGTGTAATTGTGGGTGTGATTTCAACTATCAAAGTCACTGGAATTGCACTTAGGCTAGATTTGATACAAGTTATTAGAGTTTGAATCACAACTCAAATCAAAGACGCTTGTTTTCCATCAATTCACATGTTAGAAGCTTCATATAGAGCCAATTCGACATAAATCAAAGTTGGTGCTGGAGGAAAATGCCACAAAAAAGACAACAACTATGTTCGATTCATCACACCGAATCTTTTTTCTCTATCGTGGGACATCGTCGACGGTGACAAAGAGAAGAGAGGAGAATGATGGTTGTCGCCATCACTATTGTTGAAGAGTAAAAAACCCTAAGGGTTTATGGGGTtgaaatgctatttttcaatacttggggagaaaatgaaataaaattattattttttaacatgaaagataaaataacgattttacccttatatttaactaaaaattttaatagcagTTAGTGCATAGGTGAGcatttaagtttttcaactattgtagatatacttttgagattggaCTAAAAGTTGGATGAAAAtatcctttggcctaaatattttagtttttatcaatcaataaaattctgttctattaatcaataaaaggtGTCTTATTATCACGGATTAAAATGTTATTGCAAAATTTAAACAGGGACTCTTAGCAAACCTTAGGGACTAAATGGTATTTTCCcttataaacagtaaaatgtgTGATTTCATTTTCCGAAGTTAAACAAAATGAAGTTGAGATTGTTCGCTGGCAAAACAAATACCTACTTCCATTATCTTATAATTGACCTCCATTTTTATGTCATTCCTCCATGTCAAACTTCAAAATTGAGTCATGCACAGTCGAAACTTCTGATGGGGTGAAGCTCCACGCCAGAGTGTTCAAACCCAGAGAAGAAAAGGACTTAAAAGATGACCATTTGGTGATTGTTTTGGTCCACCCTTACTCAGTATTGGGCGGCTGCCAAGGCCTCCTGAGAGGCATAGCTTCAGGGCTGGCTGGTAAGGGTTACAGGGCTGTGACTTTTGACATGAGGGGTGTTGGGAAGTCCAATGGAAGAGCTTCCCTTACCGGCTTTGCTGAAGTTAAGGATGTGGTTGCTGTCTGCAAATGGGTTTGTGAAAATCTCTCCACTGATAGGATCTTGTTGGTGGGTTCTTCTGCAGGTATGATTTTGTTGCGTGTTTTTGTTCATTTGCTTTCTATTTTTGTTGTGGCTTGGTGATCATGTTTGATTCTTGTTTTGGTAAGTTACGGATGTGTTTTGATTGATGAATGGTTAGATCTGTGTAGATTCTAGGTAAGGATAAAAAATTGCGAAATTAAAGAAGgaaacttttgatatataatggGGACAGGTGTAATTTGATTAGATTTAGTGGATAAAGTTtgtatttttcagtttttagtATAAAAAGTGCGCTTGGTTTAACTTTTGAAGTTGTGATTTCGGATTGGAGATTCGAGTATAGCAATTACAAAAATAACCAGAAAAAGAAACTTTTGGCACATATGGGAAAATTCGTTGTTATGCTTTAGGTCGCAGGGAAGTTTTGATTAGATTATGTTGGAAAGCTTTATGGTTTCAAGTTGTTTGAGTTTACGTTTGCTTGTTAGATATGtcatattttaacttttgaagTTTGATTTGAACTGGGGACTTGAATCTTCTGCTTGTTGATGTAAATTGTTCTAGGTTCAGTTTTTTGCATCTATGCTTTTGTAAATTGGTTGGTGCTCTTCAAGAGTTTCATGTGATACCTAGTTTTGGTTACATGAATTCTAGAATTTCTGACAGGAGCATTTTGGATTTGGTTGAAGTCATATACTGAAGCTTAGGTGGTTATGCAATAATTAGTTGGTTATTTTACTTCTAATTCAAGGATCTATATTGGTGATATTGCATAGGGACAATATCCTTTGATGTTTTTGTTTAAGTGGTGAAATTGGAATTATAATCTAGTAACACTGTAACACATTCTGGTGTGGGCATGATCTTATTCTTTTCTTAGTTCTCGGCTCTACAGTTTTCGTAACTGAAGTTGATCCTCAATGGATTACATTACTTCTATTCACGGTAAAATTAGTTCCTCTCAATGCTTTACTGCCTTAAATGCAAATGAAGTACTAATCTTCATTATTGAGGGTTTGTTTGGtgtcatatttattgatgaaGCGTGAAGCCAGACCTTTTTCATCTTGGTGTTGATAATTGAATGAATATCGAGAAATGGATTATTCGGTGATGAAATCAATTAGCATTTCAcaaatttttctctttgattCATGTGTTTTACAGTTACAATATCTTCTCTGCTGTATTGATTAACTCTTgcaattaatatgataataacaTTGTATTTTCTGGCATCAAATGATATATGAAACTTGGGTTTTGTACCACTTTAATTATGAAGGTGAAAGCATGTTCGATCTCGGAGTAACTAATCTATTCCTTACCATCTGTTATCAGGTGCACCAATTGCAGGTTCTGCGGTTCAGGAGATTCCACAAGTTGTGGGCTATGTAAGTTTGGGGTACCCTTTTGGTATGCTAGCTTCAATCCTATTTGGGCGACACCATAAAAACGTCCTTGAAACCCCAAAGCCGAAGCTCTTTGTTATGGGAACGCGGGACGGGTTTACCAGTGTAAAACAGCTGAAGAACAAGCTGCATTCTGCAAAGGGGCGAGTAGAAACCCATCTAATTGAAGGAGTAAGCCACTTCCAGATGGAAGGCCCTGAATATGATGCTGAGATGGTGACTCTTATCCTTGAATTCATTGCATCATTGTAGTAGTATTCATAAGCTAGTTCACGAAGTACTTGTGCAGAATTGCTTTTCCTAAAATTACTTTTCCATTCAATAAACTTAGTATGTCCATTCTATGTATATGTTGATTTTcacattttgtttgatttgcaGGAAATTAAATGGTTGGATTGCATCTTCTTCACCATGAAATCTTGGGCAGTCCCACTTATTTTGGTTTTAGAATGCATTAGAGAATATTTCTATCAAAAGAGCTTTCAAGTagaaaacactttttttttttttttacaaaaagcACTTCAAAATCCCCTTTAGAAGGATCATCGGCAAATGATTTTGCCTATAAGTATTTTTAGGTGGAgacatcataaaaattataatgtggAAGTCAAAGACCTGCGTCTTAGTCATcggttttgatttttgaattggCTAACTGTCAATTTCCCATCTGAAATACTTCTGTTTTTCAAAACCAGATCCATTTTTCAAATCTCTTCAGTCAcctcatttttttctaaaagatATTCAATTCcctggaaaataaaaagaaatacaatAGATTCAACCCAACagatttaaaatcaaacaatcctcAATGTCTTTGCTCTTAAAAAGATGAGCGGGGGATGGAAATGGAAGGACAGGGGCCAGCTAAAAAGTAGAGCCCTTTTTGGGGTTGGTTGGTGGGTTGAAGAGGTGAGAAGAATGGAGGTTACTTGTGGCCGTGAGGGAAGGGGACGGAAAATGAACTTTGCTTTTGAAAGGATGAGTGGGTGATAGAAAAGGTAGAATGAGGGTAGTTAAAAAGCAGAACTGTTATTGAGGCTAGTTGGTGAATTGAGAAGGTGAGGGGAAGAGCGGGGGTTGCCAGTGGCAATAAGGTAAGGTGACGAAAAAGGAAGAATAAAGCCTTCTTCACCCAGCAAATGCATGCCATTGACATGACCCTCGGCATGATGACCATTTCCATGAAAAAGGAGGCAAGGATGAGCTAGAGGGGGGAGAGGGGCCAGGGAGATCgcaaaggagagagaaaaagagaaagttccatgggaaaagagaaagagagtaaAAAGGGATAAGGAAGTGAGGAAAGAAGAACCTGAACGAGAGAGAAGAGTTTGAGATAAGAAAGATAAGAGAGGAAAAGATTGATTGCTAGATTAAAAAGCCCAAGTGGCGATTATAGATGATTGTTTCGAAAGGTGAAGGCATTTTAGCGTTTTTGGTATTGAGGTTCTAGGGAAGAAGACAAAGGAAAGACATAAAAGTTGTGTGTGACGGAGATTTGAGAGATGCTGAGCGTAGGGGAGAGATTGCTTGTCCAAGGTATGAGGGTGGTGGTGAAGGTACTGTGTTGGTAATATTTGTGGTGGGGTGTGCAGGTGATAGGAGTTGTAAATGGTTTTGGGCTAATTCCACATGACAATGATAATTAACAACGGTAAATTGTCgatgaataaataaacttttcaaacttgaagaATGAAAAAATCATTGATTCATCAAAGTTAGGCGGAAAATAGTCATTCAACTTTTTGTGCTTTGTAATATTAACAGTTAGGCACATACCTTTAGCTTTTGGTATGTATATTAAACGCTTGGAAGACATTCCACTAGAGaatgaatatcaattataaatttaaaagattcaaTAGTTTGAATGTGAATTAAGCATTTAACAAGAAGAGCCATTTTAGAAGGATAACTTTCAAATGATTTTTGCTCTACAGGCATTTAACCAGTCTATTTTGAtttacattttataaaaatgatttgctCCCATGCTGTAAAACCCTCAATTATATATGCCAAAGTACTCTTTTAATGTTTTGGAAATAAATTGAGCTTTTAAAACATATGAAAGAAAGAAGAGCAATCAAAGCATAAGATAAACAATTGTTACATTAATAAGACCATCTATCTGAATTCAGATGAATTAACTTACAGTGAACTCAAACCTAACCAGCCACCATCATTTAGCTGGCTGCTTCAAACTCTGTAAATACAAGAAAACACCCAACTGCCTAACTACATAAACTACTGAGTCACAGGCACAGCAACCTTCATCAGATTAAATACGCATCAACGGATGAAATTCTACCCTTTCTCTCCATTATTCGCCTGTGAATCTTCAACCATTCCACCCATCTCACTGTACAGTCGTTTTTGCCATCCTTGACCCTGCTCCATAGATTGCCCTTGAGAGAATGGATGTTCTGCCTCCTCTGCTTTCCAgtcaaggaaaaaagaaaaaagatgggatttgtttttatcatcaataaCAAATGAATTCACTGCAAGGGAACAAATGCCATTACAGAAATAATAAGCTCAGATCAAAATGGCCGCAAGTTCTCATTTACAGAAAAAGGCCATTACATAATTGGAGAGTTATCAAAGGAAGCATTGGGATAAACTTATCTTCAAAAGAATTCACTTATAAATaactgatttttctttttttacacaaataatACAGATCAAAGCCTCAATCTTCGAAAAAACTACTACAATGAGATGATACAACAGAAGACAGCGTGCTTTTATTTCTTAACACTATAAAACATGGTTATATGTAATCA includes:
- the LOC123225789 gene encoding uncharacterized protein LOC123225789 yields the protein MSNFKIESCTVETSDGVKLHARVFKPREEKDLKDDHLVIVLVHPYSVLGGCQGLLRGIASGLAGKGYRAVTFDMRGVGKSNGRASLTGFAEVKDVVAVCKWVCENLSTDRILLVGSSAGAPIAGSAVQEIPQVVGYVSLGYPFGMLASILFGRHHKNVLETPKPKLFVMGTRDGFTSVKQLKNKLHSAKGRVETHLIEGVSHFQMEGPEYDAEMVTLILEFIASL